The DNA region ATTCCTGAAAATTAAACCTGAAATTCCGCTATAACGGTACATGGTGCGCTGTCAACCCCCTCAATGGTCCAGGGGACCACAAAGACCCTCTCAATAACCTCCGGAGCATCCATCAGTTTCATATCCTCCAGGATGAGAAGTGGTTCCCCGTAGTCAGGGTCCTCAGTGAAGGCCCTTAGGTGGGCCATCTCACCCTCAGATGGGTGTTCCGGATTTGATATTGATATGCAGTCCACACCTATGGCCCTGATGTCCCTGAAGTTCCTCCTTATTTTATCAATAAGTTCAGGGGTGATCCATGGGTTATCATGGAGGTAGATGTCTTCGCCCCTCACCGACTCGAAGCCCGTCCTTATGAGGAGGAGGTCGCAGTCTGGAATCTCAATATCCCCACTTCCTATGGGGTCCCCTGGCCCCACATCAACGTCAACAGTGCAGACATCATTGAATACAAGTTCATCAATACTGTATTCACATATCCTTTTTCCACCCTCAATGAAATGGGCCGGGGCATCAACATGGGTCCCGGCATGGTTGGATGTGATGATGGTGTGGGTCTCATACCCATCCACAGGTACCCTGTTACTGATTGATATGCTCACATCATCAAGTGCCGTGTGAACCGGTGAACCATTCTCCAGTGGATGCGAAAGAAGTTCATACATCTTATATCTCCTGTGCTAAAGACATTTACTCCTGCAGTTTTCTATAATATCCGCCACGCCCCTATCGGTGAGGTGGTAGCGTGCCATCTTACCATCCCTTTCATAGTCAACGATTCCCGCGCTTCTCAGGATTCTGAGCTGGTGGGAAACCGCTGACTGGGTCATCTCAAGGAGGGATGCCAGTTCACAGACACAAAGAGAATCCACACTGAGTGCCTCGATTATCCTGAGCCTTGTGGGCTCGGATAATATTTTGAAGAGGTCACAGAGTCTTTTTATTTCATCGTCTTCAGGCATCGACTCCTTCACCCTGAGCACAAGGGCCTCATTGGCATCATCGATTTCACAGACATCCCTCTTCATAGAATAATTTATAGATGAAACTGTAGATAATAATAACGTCACCATGATGGTGAAGCAGGATTGAAGAGCGGGTA from Methanothermobacter sp. includes:
- a CDS encoding metalloregulator ArsR/SmtB family transcription factor, whose product is MKRDVCEIDDANEALVLRVKESMPEDDEIKRLCDLFKILSEPTRLRIIEALSVDSLCVCELASLLEMTQSAVSHQLRILRSAGIVDYERDGKMARYHLTDRGVADIIENCRSKCL
- a CDS encoding cyclase family protein encodes the protein MYELLSHPLENGSPVHTALDDVSISISNRVPVDGYETHTIITSNHAGTHVDAPAHFIEGGKRICEYSIDELVFNDVCTVDVDVGPGDPIGSGDIEIPDCDLLLIRTGFESVRGEDIYLHDNPWITPELIDKIRRNFRDIRAIGVDCISISNPEHPSEGEMAHLRAFTEDPDYGEPLLILEDMKLMDAPEVIERVFVVPWTIEGVDSAPCTVIAEFQV